From Candidatus Babeliales bacterium, one genomic window encodes:
- a CDS encoding macro domain-containing protein, which produces MKFLQAIVSIMVFLSIGSVVARGVGGQPAAVPVQQDVQPSPLKKITPAIPAPAEKLPPEDIKKVQHVKKTNGPRPRRINRTRITIVQGDITQQKVDAIVNAVNEDLSHGGGVAAAIAKAAGPELQKYSHAMPIMSGGKRCPTGKAVITPAFNLEKVGVKKIVHATGPRGDTPNKEQLLRDAYLNSLQVAQDNGLKSIAFPAISTAIFGYDINEATPVAFAAVSDFVKTHPGVFNEVRFVLYSDKDLAVYKKYENMLRVK; this is translated from the coding sequence ATGAAGTTCTTACAAGCTATCGTTTCTATTATGGTTTTTTTAAGTATTGGATCTGTAGTGGCTAGGGGAGTAGGGGGCCAACCTGCTGCAGTACCTGTACAACAGGATGTCCAGCCATCTCCATTAAAAAAAATTACTCCTGCAATTCCTGCGCCAGCAGAAAAATTGCCACCTGAAGACATAAAAAAAGTGCAGCACGTTAAAAAAACGAATGGTCCAAGGCCACGAAGGATTAACAGAACGCGTATTACGATTGTGCAAGGTGATATTACACAACAAAAAGTTGATGCAATTGTTAATGCTGTAAATGAAGATTTAAGTCATGGTGGTGGTGTTGCTGCTGCAATTGCTAAAGCAGCTGGACCAGAGTTGCAAAAATATTCTCATGCAATGCCAATAATGTCTGGCGGTAAGCGTTGCCCAACGGGTAAGGCGGTAATTACTCCAGCATTTAATTTGGAAAAAGTAGGTGTTAAGAAAATAGTTCATGCAACAGGACCTCGTGGTGATACTCCCAACAAAGAGCAGTTATTGCGCGATGCATACCTCAATAGTTTGCAAGTTGCTCAAGATAATGGCTTAAAGAGCATAGCTTTCCCTGCGATTAGTACGGCAATATTTGGTTATGATATTAATGAAGCTACGCCCGTTGCATTTGCAGCAGTGAGTGATTTTGTAAAAACACACCCAGGAGTTTTTAATGAAGTGCGATTTGTGCTTTATTCGGACAAAGATCTTGCTGTGTACAAAAAATATGAAAACATGCTGCGTGTAAAATAA
- a CDS encoding nucleotidyltransferase domain-containing protein encodes MTQLSHNVPQEETMVQLLTVLFPTATIYLFGSRARGDHTERSDIDVAIDLGREMELREVAKARGVLEGLNLPEKIDVVDMHSIPAAMKEFILKEGVLWKN; translated from the coding sequence ATGACACAACTATCTCATAATGTTCCGCAAGAAGAGACAATGGTACAATTGCTTACTGTTCTATTTCCAACGGCAACGATTTACTTGTTTGGTTCTCGCGCTCGTGGAGATCATACAGAACGATCTGACATCGATGTAGCAATTGATTTAGGAAGAGAGATGGAGTTAAGAGAAGTTGCCAAAGCTCGTGGCGTGCTTGAAGGACTCAATCTTCCTGAAAAAATTGATGTGGTAGATATGCATTCAATTCCTGCAGCTATGAAAGAATTTATTTTGAAGGAAGGCGTGCTATGGAAAAATTAG
- a CDS encoding DUF87 domain-containing protein: protein MKKILGHIISGSLTEGLVIRISPDTSLEEIKTGKFVSIKGKSHTFFSLITDLTLEVTHPDILLYPPTPEEKLLTSLLKQRDIYATATLKPMLMLTQDDKPSPVKTIPAHFAVVHEADKKDVALIFGDEAHISKKYFSIGCPLDMDTPVCIDLEKLTERSNGIFGKTGTGKTFLTRLVLAGLIKNDKAINLIFDMHSEYGLQARKESEHQSFVKGLKTLFPDRVAIFSLDPDSTRRRGGSPDVDIVLSYQSIQVEDILSLQDELNLHSTAIEAAYLIVAQYKQDWLYVLLNQGETLKEFAQSIGAHPESIAALYRKLKRIERLPFFKPLHKGAHVPVIDQMMEFIDKGINIVVEFGNYTSTFVYLLIANIISRRIHSEYVAKTEKFLGSQQKHDEPKKLLITIEEAHKFLNPQAARQTIFGVIAREMRKYYVSLLVVDQRPSGIDPEIISQIGTKIVAQLNDEKDIQAVLTGVSGATALRSILASLDTKKQALLLGHAIAMPVVVQTREYDEKFYRAMGDPVTAQHINQFVDELF from the coding sequence ATGAAAAAAATTCTTGGCCATATCATATCCGGTTCACTGACGGAAGGTTTGGTCATTCGCATTTCTCCTGATACTTCGCTTGAAGAAATAAAAACAGGTAAGTTTGTTTCTATCAAGGGTAAATCTCATACCTTTTTTTCACTCATTACTGATCTGACGTTAGAAGTTACACATCCTGATATTTTACTGTATCCGCCCACACCAGAAGAAAAATTGCTCACATCGTTATTAAAACAACGCGACATCTATGCGACTGCTACGTTAAAACCAATGCTGATGCTTACTCAAGATGACAAACCGTCGCCGGTTAAAACTATTCCTGCTCACTTTGCAGTAGTTCACGAAGCAGATAAAAAAGATGTAGCGCTTATTTTTGGTGATGAAGCGCATATCAGTAAAAAATATTTTAGCATTGGCTGTCCGCTTGATATGGATACGCCTGTGTGCATTGATTTAGAAAAATTAACTGAACGCAGCAATGGTATTTTTGGTAAAACAGGGACAGGAAAAACGTTTTTAACGCGATTAGTATTGGCCGGACTGATTAAGAACGATAAAGCAATTAACCTTATTTTCGATATGCACAGTGAATATGGTCTGCAAGCACGTAAAGAATCGGAACATCAATCATTTGTTAAAGGGCTAAAAACATTGTTCCCTGACCGCGTTGCTATTTTTTCACTGGATCCCGATTCAACTCGTCGCCGTGGCGGCAGCCCCGATGTTGATATTGTGCTTTCGTACCAATCAATTCAGGTGGAAGATATACTGTCTTTACAAGATGAACTTAATCTCCACTCAACGGCAATTGAAGCTGCATATTTGATTGTTGCACAATATAAACAGGATTGGTTATACGTGCTACTCAATCAGGGAGAGACGTTAAAAGAATTTGCACAATCAATTGGTGCGCATCCAGAATCAATTGCTGCGTTATATAGAAAATTAAAACGCATTGAGCGTTTACCATTCTTTAAGCCGTTACACAAAGGTGCGCATGTACCGGTTATCGATCAGATGATGGAATTTATTGATAAAGGCATCAATATTGTTGTGGAGTTTGGTAATTATACTTCCACATTTGTGTATTTGTTGATTGCCAATATTATTTCTCGCCGTATTCACTCTGAGTATGTTGCTAAAACTGAAAAATTTTTGGGGTCGCAACAAAAGCATGATGAACCAAAAAAATTATTGATTACTATTGAAGAAGCGCATAAATTTTTAAATCCGCAAGCTGCACGCCAAACAATCTTTGGCGTAATTGCACGAGAAATGCGTAAATATTATGTTTCATTGCTGGTTGTTGATCAGCGGCCTTCTGGTATTGATCCAGAAATAATTTCTCAAATTGGTACCAAAATTGTTGCACAATTGAATGATGAAAAAGATATCCAGGCGGTGCTGACTGGTGTAAGTGGTGCAACAGCATTACGATCAATTTTAGCTTCTCTAGACACCAAAAAACAGGCACTATTGCTTGGTCATGCAATTGCAATGCCTGTTGTTGTTCAAACACGTGAATATGATGAAAAATTCTACCGTGCAATGGGTGATCCTGTTACTGCGCAGCATATTAATCAGTTTGTTGACGAGTTATTTTAG
- a CDS encoding MlaD family protein — protein MQGKIETRVGIFVLIALAVFGYMGFKIGAFRFDRAQYTKYILYFRDISGLSRKAAVKISGVKVGWVEEIKLIPGSDSKLDAKAEAIVMVSENFPLYQNACAVVRQDGLLGPKYVDLVPGDALLRQLHEGDSLQKSGVDPVDLDDLFREFKEIAGNVREVSESFKEALAGPQGADQIRSFITNLDNAAEKFSTVTNVIERSFVRNEANIDAFLAIGANVQMLSDRLDNNVFPSFQDSIEKISNVFDRDFGRIASRVEATTEALEEAAAQARDGLRNVSSVAEKIDEGKGLLGKLVNEDETYRDLKVAVSGFKNYVSKLDRLQITFDTHFESMHRPAENYRYEDSKGYFDIRIHPNEEHFYVVQITSSEHGFAYRRDKEYVYTNDNLDFIDPAKQFNPPAAVDARPQLLSDNLYENTLASEDKLKPVYRQQKLWFDRNAIKVGLQFGKIFGDLALRIGLMDGFAGMGADYEFPLKTDNFRWVTTFEGFDFRGFNRRGPTKFHQDKRPHLKWLNRMFLMRNIYFTFGADDFISKQNANAFVGIGMRFGDDDVKYVLGSLSGASGLMKT, from the coding sequence TTGCAAGGTAAAATAGAGACGCGTGTTGGAATCTTTGTTTTAATAGCACTTGCCGTTTTTGGGTATATGGGCTTTAAAATTGGAGCATTTCGCTTTGATCGCGCACAATATACAAAATATATTTTATATTTTCGTGATATTTCTGGATTATCACGTAAAGCGGCGGTAAAAATTTCGGGTGTAAAAGTAGGATGGGTTGAAGAAATTAAACTTATTCCAGGAAGTGATTCAAAACTTGACGCTAAAGCAGAAGCTATTGTAATGGTTTCGGAGAACTTTCCTTTGTATCAGAATGCTTGTGCCGTTGTTCGTCAGGATGGTCTTTTGGGACCAAAATATGTAGACCTTGTTCCAGGTGATGCATTATTACGACAGCTACACGAAGGTGATTCGTTACAAAAATCAGGAGTTGATCCGGTAGATCTTGATGATTTATTCCGCGAATTTAAAGAAATTGCTGGTAATGTTCGTGAAGTAAGTGAATCGTTCAAAGAAGCATTAGCAGGACCACAAGGAGCTGATCAAATTAGATCTTTTATTACTAATTTAGACAATGCAGCAGAAAAGTTTTCTACAGTCACCAATGTAATTGAACGATCATTTGTGCGTAACGAAGCAAATATTGACGCATTCTTAGCAATTGGTGCTAACGTACAAATGTTATCTGATAGATTGGACAACAATGTATTCCCATCATTCCAAGATAGTATCGAAAAAATATCCAATGTGTTTGATCGTGATTTTGGACGTATAGCATCTCGTGTTGAAGCGACAACAGAAGCGCTTGAAGAAGCAGCAGCACAAGCGCGTGATGGATTGAGAAACGTCAGTTCTGTTGCAGAAAAAATTGATGAAGGAAAAGGACTGCTGGGTAAACTTGTCAACGAAGATGAAACATATCGTGATCTTAAAGTTGCTGTATCAGGATTTAAAAATTATGTAAGCAAGCTTGATCGTTTACAAATAACATTCGATACGCATTTTGAATCAATGCACCGTCCGGCGGAAAATTATCGCTACGAAGATTCAAAAGGATATTTTGATATTCGTATTCACCCGAATGAAGAACATTTTTATGTAGTACAAATAACAAGCTCTGAGCATGGTTTTGCATATCGTAGAGATAAAGAATACGTGTATACAAACGATAATCTTGATTTTATAGATCCCGCAAAACAATTTAATCCACCCGCAGCAGTAGATGCGCGACCTCAATTATTGTCCGATAATCTCTACGAAAATACGCTTGCGTCTGAGGATAAATTAAAACCAGTGTACCGACAACAAAAATTGTGGTTTGATCGCAATGCCATTAAAGTTGGTTTGCAGTTTGGTAAAATATTTGGCGATCTTGCATTGCGGATTGGCTTGATGGATGGTTTTGCTGGAATGGGTGCCGATTATGAATTTCCACTTAAAACTGATAACTTCCGTTGGGTAACAACGTTTGAAGGATTCGATTTCCGTGGTTTTAACCGTAGAGGTCCTACTAAATTCCACCAAGATAAACGTCCACATTTGAAGTGGCTCAACAGAATGTTTTTGATGCGTAACATTTACTTCACTTTTGGTGCCGATGACTTTATCAGTAAACAAAACGCAAATGCATTCGTTGGTATTGGTATGCGATTTGGTGATGATGATGTAAAATATGTTCTTGGCAGTCTATCCGGTGCAAGTGGATTGATGAAAACGTAA
- a CDS encoding type II secretion system protein — protein MSGLVFGINIKSGFTLLELLIVIAIIGILGSVLMPNFQRTTPRYERELFIARFNTLIQFGWQQSLITHKIHRINVDVGKKLITLAADSGEKDRSGEIVFKPIPNAVEDTSCTIPDQILIKQFFIEGFDMMAKFARSKTASVWFYIIPEGMVQNVVINCNDTKDVRDNHPRPVGLVLNPFSAQFKTYDTFQKP, from the coding sequence ATGAGTGGATTAGTGTTTGGGATTAATATAAAAAGTGGTTTCACTTTATTAGAACTACTAATAGTGATTGCAATTATTGGTATTTTAGGTTCAGTCCTTATGCCAAATTTTCAGCGAACAACGCCGCGCTATGAACGAGAACTGTTTATAGCGCGGTTCAACACTTTGATACAATTTGGTTGGCAGCAATCATTAATAACGCACAAAATACATCGTATTAATGTTGATGTTGGTAAAAAATTAATTACTCTTGCGGCAGATTCCGGCGAAAAAGATCGTTCAGGAGAAATTGTTTTTAAACCGATTCCAAATGCCGTTGAAGATACATCATGCACTATACCTGATCAAATTCTTATCAAGCAGTTTTTTATTGAAGGGTTTGATATGATGGCAAAGTTTGCACGAAGTAAAACCGCATCAGTGTGGTTTTACATTATTCCTGAAGGTATGGTGCAAAACGTGGTGATTAATTGTAATGATACAAAAGATGTACGCGATAATCATCCGCGACCAGTAGGATTGGTACTTAACCCTTTTAGTGCACAATTTAAAACATATGATACATTTCAAAAACCATAA
- a CDS encoding FAD-binding oxidoreductase: MQLLPQDQVFWYLNTTKAKPLTSDISTDVLVVGGGMAGLTAAQAFHAKGYKVVLIEKNYCGAGASGKSSGFITPDSELSLFEFTRIFGQDTGKKLWNLIGAGVTTIANNIQNYNVDCDYQVQDTLILANSARAFTNDIQKEYNNREKAGYTSVLYSHDQVRSVIGSNKYVGGISYDGTFGIHAYKYCLGMKHVLQEAGVQIYEETPAINIQEKKVQTPHATINAEHIVVCTDRFEPALSSLWDKIYHVQTFLMISSPLSDAQIARIFPKKPFMVWDTDMIYQYYRLTGENRLMLGGSDLLYTYANESHNNARVARKLMRYFREKFPSVNVEFEYIWPGIIGISKDVFPVAGFDEKMSSVYYIAGTCGLPFAAALGTHCADRIVNNNTEFDAHFSPYRSFTLGPVTQRILGTRLTFALSNFLAVGSL, translated from the coding sequence ATGCAACTTTTACCCCAAGATCAAGTGTTTTGGTATCTCAATACCACAAAAGCAAAACCACTGACCTCTGACATATCCACCGATGTTCTTGTTGTTGGTGGAGGCATGGCGGGCTTAACAGCCGCTCAGGCATTCCATGCAAAAGGCTATAAAGTTGTTCTTATTGAAAAAAATTATTGTGGAGCGGGAGCTTCAGGCAAAAGTTCTGGATTTATAACTCCCGATTCAGAATTATCGTTATTTGAGTTTACGCGTATTTTTGGCCAAGACACAGGAAAAAAATTATGGAACCTTATTGGTGCAGGTGTCACAACCATTGCCAACAATATTCAAAATTATAACGTAGATTGTGATTACCAAGTTCAAGATACACTTATTCTTGCAAACAGTGCACGTGCGTTTACTAATGATATACAAAAAGAATACAACAATCGTGAAAAAGCTGGTTACACAAGTGTTCTTTATTCGCACGATCAAGTGCGTTCCGTTATTGGCTCAAATAAGTATGTTGGTGGGATATCATATGATGGTACGTTTGGTATACATGCGTATAAATATTGTCTTGGTATGAAACACGTTTTGCAAGAGGCTGGTGTGCAGATTTATGAAGAAACGCCTGCGATAAACATTCAAGAAAAAAAAGTACAAACACCGCACGCAACAATCAACGCAGAACACATTGTTGTGTGCACTGATCGTTTTGAACCAGCATTGTCATCTTTGTGGGATAAAATATATCACGTGCAAACATTTTTGATGATTTCGTCGCCATTGTCTGATGCGCAGATTGCGCGTATTTTCCCGAAAAAACCGTTTATGGTGTGGGATACGGATATGATTTACCAATATTATCGTTTGACCGGAGAGAATCGTTTAATGTTAGGGGGATCAGATTTATTGTATACGTATGCAAACGAATCGCACAATAACGCGCGCGTAGCAAGAAAGTTAATGCGGTACTTCAGAGAAAAATTCCCATCCGTTAATGTTGAATTTGAATACATATGGCCGGGCATTATTGGTATCAGTAAAGATGTGTTTCCGGTAGCAGGTTTTGATGAAAAAATGTCATCGGTGTATTACATCGCGGGAACGTGTGGATTACCATTTGCAGCAGCGCTTGGTACGCATTGTGCTGATCGTATTGTGAATAACAATACGGAGTTTGATGCGCATTTTTCACCATACAGATCGTTTACACTCGGACCTGTTACGCAGAGAATTTTGGGAACACGTCTAACTTTTGCGTTATCAAACTTTTTAGCCGTTGGAAGTTTATAA
- a CDS encoding HI0074 family nucleotidyltransferase substrate-binding subunit, translating into MEKLEKKYNNLVKIHRRLATAIEKYKEALADENADCETIDLIRDSLIKRFELTYDLLWKYLREYVIAVRGVAIDSPRKVFQECLSLGLTNREETVQLVDLIEDRNLTTHVYDIDLANKVAADIQKHHDVIQAIIMKASPNTLKK; encoded by the coding sequence ATGGAAAAATTAGAGAAAAAATATAACAACTTAGTAAAAATTCATCGGCGACTAGCTACTGCTATAGAAAAATATAAAGAGGCGTTGGCTGATGAAAATGCTGATTGCGAGACAATAGATCTCATACGGGACTCTTTGATTAAACGATTTGAATTAACGTACGATTTGCTATGGAAGTATTTACGAGAGTATGTAATTGCAGTGCGTGGAGTTGCTATTGATTCTCCTCGCAAAGTATTTCAGGAATGTTTATCTTTAGGACTTACCAATAGAGAAGAAACTGTTCAACTTGTTGATTTGATAGAAGACAGAAATTTAACCACTCACGTGTATGATATTGATTTGGCAAACAAAGTTGCCGCGGATATTCAAAAGCATCATGACGTGATTCAGGCGATTATTATGAAAGCATCGCCAAATACTCTAAAAAAATGA
- a CDS encoding type II secretion system protein — MIHFKNHKRGFTLIECLLAMMITGLALTPIFILHSMIMQRVGRSSRKYDFIVLCKNVLYEARQKQEPEAQSFSFEKKEVDFDTTLTYSLEKGIDQKSSLALLSGLHKEVVNISWTEAGQKKQEQLVTFVYKKPEQKKS, encoded by the coding sequence ATGATACATTTCAAAAACCATAAACGTGGATTTACGCTTATTGAATGTCTTCTGGCAATGATGATTACTGGATTGGCTCTTACTCCAATTTTTATTCTGCATAGTATGATAATGCAGCGGGTTGGACGTTCATCAAGAAAGTATGATTTTATTGTATTGTGCAAAAATGTGTTATATGAAGCTCGTCAAAAACAAGAGCCCGAAGCACAAAGTTTTTCGTTTGAAAAAAAGGAAGTTGATTTTGATACAACGCTCACCTATTCTCTTGAAAAGGGCATAGATCAAAAATCATCGCTGGCATTATTGAGTGGTTTGCATAAAGAGGTAGTGAACATTTCCTGGACTGAAGCCGGACAAAAAAAGCAAGAACAATTGGTAACATTTGTCTATAAAAAACCAGAGCAAAAGAAATCATGA
- a CDS encoding type II secretion system protein GspG yields MAIALKNTRSGFTLMELMIVIMIIGLLGGVLAPAVNNALKKAKKGTCKTMLLNLKIGISRYQGEVGQMPATLKDLIKKPSGERVKKWDGPYYGEEGIDAVPEDPWSNKFHYKITPPPAKHPYELLSYGPNGKGSPKDEWISVWD; encoded by the coding sequence ATGGCGATTGCACTAAAAAATACCCGTTCGGGCTTTACGTTGATGGAATTGATGATTGTTATCATGATCATAGGCCTTTTGGGTGGTGTTCTTGCACCTGCAGTAAATAATGCTCTTAAAAAGGCAAAAAAAGGAACATGTAAGACAATGTTGTTAAATCTTAAAATTGGAATTAGTCGGTATCAAGGTGAAGTTGGTCAGATGCCAGCAACATTGAAAGATTTGATTAAAAAGCCAAGTGGAGAGCGTGTGAAAAAATGGGATGGCCCATATTATGGTGAAGAAGGAATAGACGCGGTTCCTGAAGATCCATGGAGCAATAAATTTCATTACAAAATAACGCCGCCGCCAGCCAAACATCCTTATGAATTACTTTCCTATGGTCCTAATGGTAAGGGTTCTCCAAAAGATGAGTGGATTAGTGTTTGGGATTAA
- a CDS encoding type II secretion system F family protein — translation MALYSYEAFSKDGKKVHGVVDAPSGEALKEQLARQGLFPIKIELTGGTSTAGFFKRLFERKITIKDKILFSKQLAILLKSGVPILQAIELLIEQFEGGMKNMLVRIKDDVKEGTSLADALGKYPKVFEKIYIQLVRAGEATGKLETILERLTVFLERREAITKKVKSAMQQPIIQLIVAIGVVGVLVMKVVPDMAKNFTSQKQELPWPTQFILSTSDFMIDHFIAIIVGIISVIALFKFWKSTSAGGRQYDQLKLRLPLIKSLSQMNAVVQFSYTLGLLLEGGVNIAEALDIVVNIIDNRVLAESLRKARDNIVKEGKIAEYLQQTKMFPPIAIYLIKTGEQTGQLDTMLLTVADNYEKDYVELIDTLTGLISPIMLLAMAGIVGFIVMAVAMPMLQQMQNIG, via the coding sequence ATGGCGTTATATTCGTACGAGGCGTTTTCAAAAGATGGTAAGAAGGTACATGGTGTTGTAGATGCACCATCAGGAGAAGCCTTAAAAGAACAATTAGCACGACAAGGTTTGTTTCCTATCAAAATTGAATTGACCGGAGGAACTTCAACAGCTGGTTTTTTTAAACGGCTGTTTGAAAGAAAAATAACAATCAAGGATAAAATTCTCTTCTCAAAACAACTCGCTATTCTTTTAAAATCAGGCGTTCCTATTTTGCAAGCAATAGAATTACTTATTGAGCAATTTGAAGGCGGCATGAAAAATATGCTTGTGCGTATTAAAGATGATGTTAAAGAAGGAACATCATTAGCCGATGCGCTGGGTAAATATCCAAAAGTATTTGAAAAAATCTACATTCAGCTGGTGCGCGCGGGTGAAGCTACCGGTAAATTAGAAACAATTCTTGAACGATTGACGGTGTTTTTGGAACGTCGAGAAGCAATCACCAAAAAGGTAAAAAGTGCTATGCAGCAGCCAATTATCCAGTTGATTGTTGCAATTGGTGTTGTGGGTGTTTTGGTGATGAAAGTTGTGCCAGATATGGCGAAAAATTTTACATCACAAAAACAAGAATTGCCATGGCCGACACAATTTATTTTATCGACATCTGATTTTATGATAGATCATTTTATAGCTATCATAGTTGGCATAATTTCTGTTATTGCACTGTTCAAATTTTGGAAATCAACATCCGCTGGTGGAAGACAGTATGATCAACTCAAATTACGTCTTCCTTTAATAAAAAGTCTTTCTCAGATGAATGCAGTGGTGCAGTTTAGTTATACGCTGGGATTATTGCTTGAAGGTGGTGTTAATATCGCCGAAGCGCTTGATATTGTAGTTAATATTATTGATAACCGTGTGCTTGCAGAAAGCTTGCGTAAAGCACGTGATAATATTGTTAAAGAAGGTAAAATTGCAGAATATTTGCAGCAGACAAAAATGTTTCCACCAATTGCTATTTATTTGATTAAAACCGGTGAACAAACTGGTCAGCTTGATACAATGTTGCTGACTGTTGCTGATAACTATGAAAAAGATTATGTTGAATTAATCGATACGTTAACAGGTTTAATTTCACCAATAATGTTGCTTGCGATGGCAGGCATTGTTGGTTTTATTGTGATGGCGGTTGCAATGCCAATGTTGCAGCAAATGCAAAATATAGGTTAA
- the atpD gene encoding F0F1 ATP synthase subunit beta, which translates to MNQFENTAKTASPHNTKSGYVLGITGTIVDVQFPYESTPHILNELHIIFPQRNGEPQKKASIEVEQQLGDGAVRCIAIENIFNITRGLEVVDTGAPITVPVGRQVLGRVFNVLGNPIDGKPAIQTEEKWPIFKSAPIFTSIKVKNEIQETGIKVIDIMCPYIKGSKIGLFGGAGVGKTVLVQELIRNIATEHGGVSVFTGIGERTREGNELWLEMQRTGVLDKTALVFGQMGEMPGARLRVGLTGLTMAEYFRDKEKKDVLLFIDNIFRFVQAGSEVSALLGRMPSAVGYQPTLASEMGAFQERITSTVDGSITSIQAVYVPADDITDPAPATTFIHLDASTVLSRKLVELGIYPAVDPLVSNSKGLQENIIGERHYRVARTIQNVLQRYKELQDVIAILGMEELAEEDKIIVKRAKRIQKFLTQPLFTAEFATGMPGRYVSREKAIEDFEKILTGDYDHLPEEAFYMVGTLEEVLQKTEKLLQV; encoded by the coding sequence ATGAATCAATTCGAAAATACTGCAAAAACTGCTTCCCCACACAACACAAAAAGTGGCTATGTCCTTGGCATAACAGGCACTATTGTTGATGTCCAATTTCCGTATGAATCTACACCACATATTCTTAATGAGCTGCATATTATTTTTCCGCAACGGAATGGCGAGCCGCAAAAAAAGGCAAGCATAGAAGTTGAACAACAGCTTGGTGATGGTGCAGTGCGATGCATAGCGATAGAAAATATTTTTAATATTACCCGTGGTTTGGAAGTTGTTGACACCGGAGCTCCTATTACAGTGCCGGTAGGTAGACAAGTTCTGGGGCGCGTTTTTAATGTACTGGGCAACCCGATCGATGGTAAACCAGCAATTCAAACAGAAGAAAAATGGCCCATTTTTAAATCAGCTCCCATATTTACCAGTATCAAAGTAAAAAATGAGATCCAAGAAACAGGGATCAAAGTTATTGATATTATGTGTCCATATATCAAAGGTTCAAAAATTGGACTTTTTGGTGGTGCGGGTGTTGGTAAAACAGTTTTAGTGCAAGAGCTCATCCGTAATATTGCTACAGAACATGGCGGTGTTTCAGTGTTTACCGGTATTGGTGAACGTACGCGTGAGGGAAATGAGCTGTGGCTAGAAATGCAACGAACAGGTGTCCTTGATAAAACGGCACTTGTGTTTGGTCAAATGGGTGAAATGCCTGGTGCACGTTTGCGTGTTGGTCTTACGGGACTTACCATGGCAGAATATTTTAGAGATAAAGAAAAAAAAGACGTACTGTTATTTATTGATAATATTTTTAGATTTGTACAAGCAGGTTCAGAGGTTTCGGCGCTTCTTGGTAGAATGCCTTCCGCTGTTGGTTATCAACCCACACTTGCTTCTGAAATGGGTGCATTTCAAGAACGCATAACAAGTACTGTTGATGGTTCAATTACTTCAATTCAAGCAGTGTATGTTCCTGCCGATGATATCACTGATCCGGCGCCAGCAACAACATTTATCCATTTGGATGCAAGCACTGTTCTTTCTCGTAAATTGGTAGAACTTGGTATTTATCCTGCTGTTGATCCGTTGGTATCTAACTCAAAAGGTTTGCAAGAAAATATTATTGGAGAACGTCATTATCGTGTTGCGCGTACTATTCAAAATGTTTTGCAGCGATATAAAGAGTTGCAAGATGTGATCGCTATCCTTGGTATGGAAGAGTTAGCGGAAGAAGACAAAATTATTGTTAAACGTGCAAAACGTATACAAAAATTCTTAACGCAACCATTGTTTACGGCAGAGTTTGCTACAGGTATGCCGGGGCGCTACGTATCACGAGAAAAGGCGATTGAGGATTTTGAAAAAATCTTAACCGGTGATTATGATCATTTGCCAGAAGAAGCGTTTTACATGGTTGGCACGCTTGAAGAAGTTCTGCAAAAAACTGAAAAATTGTTACAAGTATAA